The Lycium ferocissimum isolate CSIRO_LF1 chromosome 1, AGI_CSIRO_Lferr_CH_V1, whole genome shotgun sequence genome includes a region encoding these proteins:
- the LOC132065236 gene encoding uncharacterized protein LOC132065236 gives MYADRKVQDLEFVVGNQVLLKISPMKSVMRFGRRGKSSPRYIGPFGILNRVGDVAYELALPPGLAGVHPIFHEEPIAILDREVRRLRSKEIASVKVQRKHHFVEEAIWETESDMSSRYPQLFADSGKNGVSVVKKHCTEKKERKKKEAEEQKRANKR, from the exons atgtatgcggaccggaaggtccaAGATTTAGAGTTTGTCGTTGGTAACCAAGTTCTATTGAAGATCTCACCCATGAAgagtgttatgaggtttgggagGAGAGGCAAGTCgagtccgaggtatattgggccatttGGGATTCTTAACCGTGTgggcgatgttgcttatgagttggccttgccgccaggcttggcaGGAGTTCATCCAATTTTCCAT gaggagcctattgcgattttGGATAGGGAGGTTCGAAGGTTGAGGTCTAAAGAGatagcttctgtgaaggtgcaacgGAAGCATCATTTTGTTGAGGAGGCCatttgggagactgagtccgatatgagtagccgatatcctcagttgttcgCTGATTCAG GCAAAAATGGAGTTTCTGTGGTGAAGAAGCATTGCAcagagaaaaaggaaaggaaaaagaaagaagcagAGGAACAAAAAAGAGCAAACAAAAGATAA